The proteins below are encoded in one region of Polynucleobacter sp. AP-Nino-20-G2:
- a CDS encoding RluA family pseudouridine synthase: protein MKSEPISKPLKLKTPAPAAVHLQTIGPEEAGQRLDNYLLRWAKGVPKSHVYRIIRSGEVRVNKKRAEPTTRLIEGDVVRVPPVRIAEPAQMAAVNTAQTKSRARGYSDKMPILFEDEALLIVNKPAGLAVHGGSGIALGVIETLRITRPELKFLELVHRLDRDTSGVLLLAKKRSALVELHRQIREGQTDKRYYLLAHGEIAQGPGVMQLKFPLHKYLLANGERRVRVDPDGLPSHTALRVTKTLKRDGAAITLAEAQLKTGRTHQIRVHLQKLGHAILGDDKYGFEDQDKLVKSKRLYLHAHLAGFTHPRTGEKMRIESPLPAEFAAMMKNFEPLAE, encoded by the coding sequence ATGAAATCCGAACCCATTTCCAAGCCCTTAAAGCTCAAAACACCCGCTCCAGCAGCGGTACATCTTCAGACTATTGGTCCGGAAGAGGCTGGGCAGCGCCTGGATAACTACCTTTTGCGTTGGGCCAAAGGGGTCCCTAAGAGCCATGTGTATCGGATCATTCGCTCTGGCGAAGTACGGGTGAATAAGAAGCGGGCAGAGCCAACCACCCGCCTTATTGAAGGGGATGTGGTGAGGGTTCCGCCAGTTCGGATTGCTGAACCAGCACAAATGGCTGCGGTCAATACTGCTCAAACTAAGTCTCGGGCCCGGGGTTATTCCGACAAAATGCCGATTCTTTTTGAGGATGAGGCTTTATTAATAGTGAATAAGCCGGCGGGGTTGGCTGTCCATGGTGGATCCGGAATCGCTCTTGGGGTCATTGAAACCTTGCGCATTACCCGTCCTGAGTTGAAATTCTTGGAGCTGGTTCATCGCCTAGATCGCGATACCTCTGGGGTATTGCTCTTGGCCAAAAAGCGCAGCGCCTTGGTCGAGTTGCATCGTCAGATTCGTGAAGGGCAGACAGATAAGCGCTATTACTTACTGGCTCATGGGGAAATTGCTCAGGGCCCTGGCGTAATGCAGTTGAAATTCCCTCTACACAAATACTTGCTGGCTAATGGTGAGCGTCGTGTGCGCGTTGACCCAGACGGCCTGCCTAGCCATACCGCTTTGCGCGTTACTAAAACGCTGAAACGGGATGGTGCCGCAATTACTTTGGCTGAAGCCCAGTTAAAAACGGGTCGTACTCACCAGATTCGTGTGCACCTACAGAAATTGGGTCACGCCATCTTAGGCGACGATAAATATGGCTTTGAAGATCAAGACAAGCTTGTTAAATCAAAACGTTTGTATTTGCATGCCCATCTCGCTGGATTTACCCATCCGCGTACTGGTGAAAAGATGCGGATTGAGTCTCCGCTTCCCGCTGAATTTGCGGCAATGATGAAAAATTTCGAGCCACTTGCTGAGTAG
- a CDS encoding S49 family peptidase: MDQNQSDNANQNWERQALEHLLLENLKETRKTRRWKAVFRVLTLLVFVGVILAIFDFNLPGRGMSIEKHTALVTLEGEISSSSMANALDINASLTSAFENENSAGVVLRINSPGGSPVQAGMMNDEIHRLRKLYPNKPFYVVVEDICASGGYYVAVAADQILVDKASLVGSIGVIMEGFGFTGLMDKLGVTRRMITAGSNKGMMDPFSKENPQQVEMIKTMIDEIHQQFIAVVKAGRGDRLKETPEIFSGRVWNGEQAIKIGLVDGYGTVESVARDIFKAPDILDYTMKENFAERVAKRFGAEVGAAAGKALMKAPDLK; the protein is encoded by the coding sequence ATGGATCAAAATCAATCCGACAACGCTAATCAAAACTGGGAGCGTCAAGCTCTTGAGCATTTATTGCTCGAGAATTTAAAAGAAACTCGCAAGACCCGTCGTTGGAAAGCGGTATTTCGCGTACTTACCTTACTTGTTTTCGTGGGTGTAATTCTGGCGATATTTGATTTCAATCTACCAGGGCGCGGTATGAGCATTGAGAAGCACACAGCGCTAGTGACTCTCGAGGGGGAGATTTCTTCTAGCTCTATGGCAAATGCTTTAGATATCAATGCATCTTTGACATCAGCGTTTGAAAATGAAAATAGTGCAGGTGTTGTATTGCGCATCAATAGCCCTGGAGGTTCGCCAGTCCAAGCAGGGATGATGAATGATGAGATTCATCGCTTACGCAAGCTGTATCCAAATAAACCGTTCTATGTTGTAGTGGAAGACATTTGCGCCTCTGGCGGTTACTACGTTGCTGTGGCTGCCGATCAGATTTTGGTTGATAAGGCGAGTTTGGTTGGCTCTATCGGCGTGATCATGGAGGGCTTTGGCTTTACTGGTCTGATGGATAAGTTGGGTGTTACTCGTCGCATGATTACGGCTGGCTCGAATAAGGGCATGATGGATCCATTCTCCAAAGAAAATCCACAACAGGTAGAGATGATTAAAACCATGATTGATGAAATTCATCAGCAATTTATCGCCGTGGTGAAAGCGGGGCGAGGTGATCGCCTCAAAGAAACTCCAGAAATATTCTCAGGTCGCGTTTGGAATGGCGAGCAAGCCATCAAAATTGGATTGGTGGATGGTTATGGAACAGTGGAATCTGTAGCGCGCGATATTTTCAAAGCCCCAGATATTCTGGACTACACCATGAAAGAGAATTTCGCGGAGCGTGTGGCCAAGCGCTTTGGTGCCGAGGTTGGTGCCGCGGCTGGTAAAGCTTTGATGAAGGCGCCAGATTTAAAGTAG
- a CDS encoding HAD-IA family hydrolase has protein sequence MIEDKTPDRRYDLIVWDWDGTIMDSTPTIVHCIQQSCRDLGFKEPDDSLASSVIGLGIQDSLRRAVPWIEPAHFPKLTERFRYHYLAKDHELDLFPGIRELLGSLREDGYLLGVATGKSRVGLDRSLKHHQLGHLFHETRTADESFSKPHPGMLLELSDVMQVPMRRMLMIGDTTHDLDMAANAGVDAVAVTYGAHPLSTLKEAPSLVHVDDVAQLAAWLNENLTAKNA, from the coding sequence ATGATTGAAGATAAAACGCCCGATAGACGCTACGATCTGATTGTGTGGGATTGGGATGGAACGATCATGGATTCCACGCCAACCATCGTTCACTGTATTCAGCAGTCTTGCCGTGACTTGGGATTTAAAGAGCCTGATGATTCTTTGGCGAGCTCCGTAATTGGTCTGGGCATTCAAGATTCATTGAGAAGAGCGGTGCCATGGATAGAGCCGGCGCATTTTCCTAAGCTCACAGAACGATTTCGTTACCACTATTTAGCCAAAGACCATGAGCTTGATTTATTCCCGGGCATTCGTGAGTTGCTGGGAAGCTTGCGTGAAGACGGTTACTTGCTAGGTGTTGCTACCGGTAAATCACGCGTGGGCTTGGATCGCTCCCTCAAGCATCATCAGCTTGGTCATCTATTTCATGAAACCCGTACCGCGGATGAATCGTTCTCAAAACCTCATCCAGGAATGCTCTTGGAGTTATCCGACGTAATGCAAGTGCCGATGCGCCGAATGTTGATGATTGGTGATACCACTCATGATTTGGATATGGCGGCTAATGCTGGTGTGGACGCTGTCGCGGTAACGTATGGCGCTCATCCACTAAGCACCCTCAAAGAAGCGCCATCACTTGTTCATGTCGATGATGTTGCTCAATTGGCGGCTTGGTTAAATGAAAATCTCACCGCTAAAAACGCATAA